In the Cellulomonas sp. C5510 genome, GGCTGCGGGCCGGCGACGAGTTCGCCGTCCGCCCCGGGGAGAAGCTCGCCACGGACGGCGTCGTCGTCTCCGGCACCAGCGCCGTCGACACCAGCCTGCTGACCGGCGAGCCCGTGCCCGTCGACGTCGGCCCGGGCGACGAGGTGGTCGGCGCGACCATCAACACGGGCGGCCACCTCGTGGTCCGCGCGACGCGCGTCGGGGACGAGACCCGCCTGGCGCAGATCGGCCGCCTGGTCGCGGCCGCCCAGACGGGCAAGGCACCGGTGCAGCGGCTGGCGGACCGGATCTCGGCGGTGTTCGTGCCGGTCGTGCTGGTGCTCGCCGTCGTGACGCTCGGCGTGTGGCTGGCGACGGGGGCGTCCGCGCAGGCCGCCTTCACCGCGGCCGTGGCCGTGCTGATCATCGCCTGCCCCTGCGCCCTGGGCCTCGCGACGCCGACCGCCCTGCTGGTCGGCACCGGTCGCGGCGCGCAGCTCGGCGTCCTCATCAAGGGCCCCGAGACGCTCGAGCAGACCCGCACGGTCGACACGGTGGTGCTCGACAAGACCGGCACCGTGACCGAGGGGCGCATGGCGCTGGTCGACGTGCTCCCGGCCGCGGGCGAGGACCGCGCGGAGGTGCTCCGGCTCGCCGGCGCGGTCGAGGCGCTCGCCGAGCACCCGATCGCCCGGGCCGTGGCGGAGGCCGCCGCCACGGGGACCGCCGCGACGCGGACCGCCGACGGGACGGACGACGACACCGGCGCCGCGCCGGCTGCCGTGGGCGCCGACGGCGTCGGCATCGGGTCGGACCAGGTGCACGAGTTCCGGGCCGAGGCCGGCCACGGCGTCAGCGGCGTCGTCCGTGCGGCGCACGCCGGCGTGGGCCTGTCCCGCCGGGTGCTCGTCGGGCGGCCGCGCTGGCTCGCCGCGCAGGGCGTCACCCTGGACCAGGACCTCGCGTCCCGGTTCGACGCCGCGGAGGCCGACGGCGCGACCGCCGTGGTCGCCGCCTGGGACGGTGCCGCGCGCGGCGTGCTGGTGCTGCGGGACCCGGTCAAGGCCACCTCGCGGCAGGCCGTCGCCGAGCTGCGGGACCTCGGCCTGCGGCCCGTCCTGCTGACCGGCGACAACGCGGGCGCGGCCCGGGCGGTCGCCCGGGAGGTCGGCATCGCGGAGACCGACGTGGTCGCCGAGGTGCTGCCGGCCGACAAGGTCGACGTCGTCGCGCGGCTCCAGTCCGAGGGGCGCCGGGTCGCGATGGTCGGCGACGGCGTCAACGACGCGGCCGCCCTCGCCACCGCCGACCTCGGGCTCGCGATGGGCACCGGCACGGACGTGGCCATCGAGGCCGCCGACGTGACGCTCGTCCGCGGTGACCTGCGGTCCGCCCCGCAGGCCGTCCGGCTGTCGCGGAGCACGCTGCGCATCATCAAGCAGAACCTGTTCTGGGCGTTCGCCTACAACGTCGCGGCCATCCCGCTCGCGGCGCTCGGTCTCCTGAACCCGATGATCGCGGGCGCCGCGATGGCGTTCTCCTCGGTGCTGGTCGTGGGCAACTCGCTCCGCCTGCGCCGCTTCGCCTGACACGCCGCCCCGGTCCGGGTCCGGTCGGGCCCGGACCGGGGCGTGGGGCCGCTACCGTTCGCGGCATGGCCCCGGACCCCGCGCCCACCGCCCGCCGCACCGCGCTCGAGATCGCCGTGCAGGACCTCGCCGGCTACCGCGTCGCCGCCGGGGCGGGTGCCGCGCGCGCCGAGCTCTGCGTCGCGCTCGCCGCGACCGGCGGGCTGACGCCCAGCGCGGGCCTGCTCGCCGCGGTCGTCGCCGAGCGGGACGCCCGCGCCGCCCGGGGCGCGCACGCGACCGGCGTCCACGTGCTGGTCCGGCCCCGGCCCGGGTCCTTCGTCTACGACGCGGCCGAGGTCGACGTGCAGGTGCGGGACGTCCGGGCCGCGGTGGCCGCGGGGGCGGACGGCGTCGTCGTCGGCGTCCTCACGCACGACGACCGGGTGGACGCCGGGGCGCTGGCCGCGCTCGTGGAGGCGGCCGCCGGCCGCGAGGTGACGTTCCACCGGGCGGTCGACGCCGTCGCGGACCCGGTGCCGGTGCTCGACGCGCTCGCGGCGGCCGGCGTGACGCGCGTGCTGACGTCCGGCGGCGCGGCCCGCAGCATCGACGGCGTCCGGCGGCTCGCCGCGATGGTCGACCACGCCCGGGGCGCCGTGCAGGTCATGGCCGGCGGCGGGGTGCGGCCGGCCGACATCGGGGCGCTCGTCGCCGCCGGGGT is a window encoding:
- a CDS encoding copper homeostasis protein CutC, translated to MAPDPAPTARRTALEIAVQDLAGYRVAAGAGAARAELCVALAATGGLTPSAGLLAAVVAERDARAARGAHATGVHVLVRPRPGSFVYDAAEVDVQVRDVRAAVAAGADGVVVGVLTHDDRVDAGALAALVEAAAGREVTFHRAVDAVADPVPVLDALAAAGVTRVLTSGGAARSIDGVRRLAAMVDHARGAVQVMAGGGVRPADIGALVAAGVDAVHLSASRPVAGDGGPGGGGAAGHTVTDPDVVAEAVAALARA
- a CDS encoding cation-translocating P-type ATPase → MTCASCVARVEKRLNRVPGARATVNLALESAHVELAPAEDGTVPDTDALVAAVRAAGYDARVTSHRPAHDTSHDAGHSAGHDAAHAHAAPADHAGMDPREHALSGHTMAPGHDMDPDEDTSAPTDARGTDLRRRLRVATVLTVPVLLLSMVPAWQFRGWQWLVAALALPVATWAAWPFHRAAVRAARHGASTMDTLVSIGIVAATGWSLWALLLGGAGTLGMTMTPTLWPAADDGTGAHMPELYFEVAAVVTTFLLAGRYAEHRSRRRAGDALRALLDLGAKDVALLVTGPDGRRTEQRVPVDRLRAGDEFAVRPGEKLATDGVVVSGTSAVDTSLLTGEPVPVDVGPGDEVVGATINTGGHLVVRATRVGDETRLAQIGRLVAAAQTGKAPVQRLADRISAVFVPVVLVLAVVTLGVWLATGASAQAAFTAAVAVLIIACPCALGLATPTALLVGTGRGAQLGVLIKGPETLEQTRTVDTVVLDKTGTVTEGRMALVDVLPAAGEDRAEVLRLAGAVEALAEHPIARAVAEAAATGTAATRTADGTDDDTGAAPAAVGADGVGIGSDQVHEFRAEAGHGVSGVVRAAHAGVGLSRRVLVGRPRWLAAQGVTLDQDLASRFDAAEADGATAVVAAWDGAARGVLVLRDPVKATSRQAVAELRDLGLRPVLLTGDNAGAARAVAREVGIAETDVVAEVLPADKVDVVARLQSEGRRVAMVGDGVNDAAALATADLGLAMGTGTDVAIEAADVTLVRGDLRSAPQAVRLSRSTLRIIKQNLFWAFAYNVAAIPLAALGLLNPMIAGAAMAFSSVLVVGNSLRLRRFA